Proteins encoded by one window of Streptomyces sp. NBC_01707:
- a CDS encoding DUF1963 domain-containing protein gives MATTADIAVGHIGGLPQLSADVEWPSWEGHGPLSFIASVDCAMLPAGAVDIMLPIGGTLSFIPVVQARPSRQAHAATQLGQLVDQGDAIRPREIRASFSESP, from the coding sequence GTGGCCACGACGGCAGACATAGCCGTGGGCCACATCGGCGGATTGCCGCAACTGTCGGCGGATGTGGAGTGGCCGTCGTGGGAAGGCCACGGGCCGCTTTCGTTCATTGCCTCAGTGGACTGCGCCATGCTGCCTGCGGGCGCTGTGGACATCATGCTCCCGATCGGGGGGACCTTGTCCTTCATTCCGGTGGTGCAGGCTCGACCCAGCCGACAGGCCCACGCAGCAACTCAGCTGGGGCAACTCGTGGACCAGGGCGATGCAATACGCCCCCGCGAGATCAGGGCATCGTTCTCTGAGTCACCGTAG
- a CDS encoding AAA family ATPase, with the protein MLNDPLELIDPAVNSVVIGTGKGGVGKSTIAAHLAGASAAEGRRTLLICLTSQDDDDLGIKRYGRGIQPVGPSVINGQGLYRAVYDRSPLLPVREVRPNLDVVPGGETVGELIQLLMHRMMSEGAGVALSLARSLAPIAGWYDQIVIDSAPENDSLEQLAVAAARVLVVPTRSDDSSIHGMERISRNFKMVRRQVNPHLRVGGAFLYASNPTATSMHAEVKEDIRAVLGSTTPILSTVVGYREKPARNSRKKGLLFSEYAELLPMSAKGYDVAAGRAKVADVVPDAIVGLADDMRSLTTEIFEHCRKATG; encoded by the coding sequence GTGCTCAACGATCCCTTGGAACTGATCGACCCGGCAGTGAACAGCGTCGTGATCGGCACAGGCAAGGGCGGCGTCGGCAAAAGCACTATCGCCGCACATCTGGCCGGTGCTTCGGCAGCAGAGGGCCGGCGCACCCTGCTGATCTGCCTGACAAGCCAGGATGATGACGACCTCGGCATCAAGCGATATGGCAGAGGCATTCAGCCCGTGGGACCGTCCGTCATAAACGGACAGGGCCTGTATCGCGCTGTCTACGACCGCTCTCCGCTTCTGCCTGTCCGTGAAGTGCGCCCCAACCTGGACGTCGTGCCGGGCGGCGAGACAGTGGGCGAACTGATCCAGCTGCTGATGCACCGGATGATGTCCGAAGGCGCCGGTGTGGCACTCTCCCTGGCTCGCTCACTGGCACCCATCGCCGGCTGGTACGACCAGATCGTCATCGACAGTGCTCCCGAGAACGACTCGCTTGAGCAACTGGCCGTCGCAGCGGCCCGTGTCCTGGTGGTGCCCACCCGGTCGGATGACTCCTCTATCCACGGCATGGAACGCATCTCCCGCAACTTCAAGATGGTGCGCCGCCAGGTGAACCCGCACCTGCGCGTCGGAGGCGCCTTCCTCTATGCGTCCAACCCGACCGCCACGTCGATGCACGCTGAAGTGAAGGAGGACATCCGCGCAGTACTCGGAAGTACGACCCCGATCCTCTCGACCGTGGTCGGCTACCGGGAGAAGCCCGCCCGCAACTCCCGCAAGAAGGGCCTGTTGTTCTCCGAGTACGCGGAGCTTCTGCCGATGAGCGCCAAGGGGTACGACGTGGCTGCAGGCCGCGCGAAGGTCGCGGACGTCGTACCCGACGCCATCGTGGGCCTGGCCGATGACATGCGGTCCTTGACCACCGAGATCTTCGAGCACTGCAGGAAGGCAACAGGCTGA
- a CDS encoding ParA family protein: MPVAVHSLPAIDLIEVKRAVQRRLQLMSEGVHQAKVFVVVNGKGGVGKSSLSAALGAAWSGIGLRVLLMEMDEQGNNGEDLGTTGTVLADDGEAQAAAILDGKPLTPTGEARPGLFVVPGGGVLEDVVEELYCQRRLASRYDNAEDQNAWMGMYAAAIDVVRDDYDVIILDVAPGSEPLQLQALAAGDLVLIPSKSDPSSRKGLRTVARRFGQARVLNPMLRLLGVVIFATNARATNVQAKIKEQLEEDLNGAAPVFSQTIRHVEAAAVACRMAGRVAHEMRASKAIEPSLRRSVKALAGDYQSLAIEIMQAKITLDRDTGTENEAA; encoded by the coding sequence GTGCCCGTCGCTGTCCACTCGCTCCCGGCCATTGATCTGATCGAGGTGAAACGTGCAGTGCAGCGGCGCCTTCAGCTCATGTCGGAGGGTGTACACCAGGCCAAGGTATTCGTGGTCGTCAATGGCAAGGGCGGCGTCGGCAAGAGCTCCCTGTCCGCAGCCCTGGGTGCGGCCTGGTCCGGAATCGGGCTACGAGTCCTGCTCATGGAGATGGACGAGCAAGGCAACAACGGCGAGGACCTCGGAACTACCGGAACCGTGCTCGCCGACGACGGCGAGGCCCAGGCCGCCGCAATCCTCGACGGCAAGCCACTCACCCCAACCGGCGAGGCACGCCCAGGCCTGTTTGTCGTGCCGGGCGGAGGTGTTCTCGAGGACGTCGTCGAAGAGCTGTACTGCCAGCGCCGTCTCGCCTCGCGCTACGACAATGCTGAAGACCAGAACGCCTGGATGGGTATGTACGCCGCAGCGATCGACGTCGTCCGCGACGACTACGACGTGATCATCTTGGACGTAGCCCCCGGGTCGGAACCCCTACAGCTCCAAGCACTCGCAGCGGGGGACCTGGTTCTCATCCCCTCCAAGTCCGACCCCTCCTCGCGCAAGGGGCTGCGCACGGTCGCCAGACGGTTCGGCCAGGCTCGCGTCCTCAACCCGATGCTGCGGCTGCTCGGCGTTGTCATTTTCGCCACCAACGCGAGGGCCACCAATGTTCAAGCCAAGATCAAGGAGCAACTGGAAGAGGATCTCAATGGCGCGGCCCCCGTCTTTAGCCAGACGATCCGCCACGTCGAGGCGGCAGCAGTGGCCTGCCGGATGGCCGGCCGTGTCGCCCACGAGATGAGGGCCAGCAAAGCAATTGAACCCAGCCTTCGACGTTCGGTGAAGGCACTCGCGGGGGACTACCAGTCGCTGGCCATCGAGATCATGCAGGCGAAAATCACGCTCGACCGCGATACCGGAACGGAGAATGAGGCGGCATGA
- a CDS encoding DUF6879 family protein, whose translation MPPNVAFDELLEAAQHSAVHLEMRDVYGVGDEADDFELWRRTGDRDADPASAYWAPWVDLIRAATARGVTVRRARVVSEPVTDYIRYEHAGTPVNIHAGEQVRWLPRRHTSDLMLPGNDLWIFDGQSVLFNHFTGEGNWAEPGLELRTESHIVKQCADAFDAVWDRAVPHDQYNLL comes from the coding sequence ATGCCGCCGAACGTCGCCTTTGACGAACTCCTCGAAGCGGCCCAGCACTCCGCGGTGCACCTCGAAATGCGAGATGTCTACGGGGTCGGGGACGAGGCTGACGACTTCGAGCTCTGGCGGCGCACGGGCGACCGTGACGCCGACCCGGCATCCGCGTACTGGGCTCCGTGGGTCGACCTCATCCGGGCCGCTACCGCCCGCGGCGTCACCGTGCGCCGGGCTCGCGTCGTCTCGGAGCCGGTCACCGACTACATCCGGTACGAGCACGCGGGCACCCCGGTCAACATCCATGCCGGGGAACAAGTTCGGTGGCTACCCCGCCGTCACACTTCCGACCTCATGCTGCCCGGCAACGACCTGTGGATCTTCGATGGGCAGTCGGTCCTCTTCAACCACTTCACCGGCGAGGGCAACTGGGCCGAGCCGGGCCTTGAACTCCGCACCGAGTCCCACATTGTGAAACAGTGCGCCGACGCCTTCGACGCCGTGTGGGACCGGGCCGTACCGCACGATCAGTACAACCTCCTCTGA
- a CDS encoding helix-turn-helix transcriptional regulator has product MSISPSSSAQAAREGVARQLRELRQDAGLTVTQLAAKCGWHHAKTSRIENAKTPPSIRDIRDWCATCQAPARADDLIAASRHAETLYTEWRRRVRTGLRQLQDSYVQLYRSTGVFRVYSPSLVPGLVQTEGYANAVLSTNARLLDIPDDGAEAAAARIERSQVIREPGHRCLLLVEESVLYFQLGTAESAAAQLGHLLSVGALPAVSLGIIPMATRERALWPQETFHVYDDTLVSVELLSAQVNITQPSEIELYLKAFEQLRSMAVYGADARALIVRAIDALG; this is encoded by the coding sequence ATGTCCATCTCACCGTCGTCCTCGGCCCAGGCCGCCCGCGAAGGCGTGGCTAGGCAGCTCCGCGAGCTCCGGCAGGACGCCGGCCTGACCGTGACCCAGCTGGCCGCCAAGTGCGGCTGGCACCACGCGAAAACGTCCCGGATCGAGAACGCGAAAACACCGCCCTCCATCCGGGATATTCGCGACTGGTGCGCTACCTGCCAGGCGCCAGCCAGAGCAGACGACCTGATCGCAGCATCCCGGCACGCCGAGACGCTCTACACCGAGTGGCGACGCCGGGTCCGCACCGGGCTGCGGCAACTCCAGGACAGCTACGTGCAGCTGTACAGGTCGACGGGGGTGTTCCGGGTGTACTCGCCCTCGCTCGTGCCTGGCCTCGTACAGACCGAGGGCTACGCCAACGCCGTCCTCAGCACGAACGCACGGCTCCTCGATATTCCCGACGACGGAGCGGAGGCGGCCGCGGCCCGGATCGAACGCTCCCAGGTCATCCGGGAGCCGGGACACCGGTGTTTGCTCCTCGTCGAGGAGTCGGTGCTGTACTTCCAGCTCGGCACCGCCGAGTCGGCGGCGGCCCAGCTCGGGCACCTGCTGTCCGTCGGGGCGCTACCCGCGGTGTCACTGGGCATCATCCCGATGGCGACGCGGGAGCGGGCGCTCTGGCCGCAAGAGACCTTCCACGTCTACGACGACACTCTTGTCTCAGTGGAGCTCCTGTCCGCGCAGGTGAACATCACGCAGCCGAGCGAAATCGAGCTCTACCTAAAGGCGTTCGAGCAGCTGCGGAGCATGGCTGTGTACGGCGCGGATGCGCGCGCCCTGATCGTGAGGGCGATCGACGCATTGGGCTGA
- a CDS encoding TROVE domain-containing protein has translation MLVAPHVSAAARSLPPPLLHHGPARPDFRTYEGGPAFAREPREELFLLAVGNFVSQRTFYESGEERDDRYARLVGELAVQDPVWTAGLLRWLRSEGNMRTASLVGAAAYVRARLEAGASGGPSNRSVIDSVLQRADEPGELLAHWISEYGRNVPQPVKRGIADGVRRLYTSRSLLKYDTVSKDFRFGDVLNLVHAFPDPDKPWQGALFRYVLDRRHHPEQAVPPASDHVLTAHRALMELAADERSAVVSGPGGSERLAAAGMTWEALAGWLHGPMDAAVWEAVIPTMAPMALLRNLRNFDEAGVSDEVAARVAARLWDAFEVARSRQFPFRYLAAHQHAPSQRWAVALERALGHSLANVPSLPGRTLILVDRSDSMFWDTVSERSKLTRADAAAVFGTMLAMRAEQADLVEFGWRSAEVPFEPGDSVLEVLKRFHTLGGTHTTKAVRSHYREHDRVLIVTDEQAAPHGPGGGGPAEPVPADIPVYTWNLAGYRPAHGPTGPHRHTFGGLTDAAFRMVGLIEAGREAAWPGAAELAGSERH, from the coding sequence ATGCTCGTGGCCCCGCACGTCTCAGCGGCCGCCCGCTCCCTGCCCCCACCACTGCTCCATCATGGGCCCGCCAGGCCGGACTTCCGCACCTATGAGGGCGGCCCGGCCTTCGCCCGGGAGCCCCGCGAGGAGCTCTTCCTCCTTGCGGTCGGCAACTTCGTCTCCCAGCGAACCTTTTACGAAAGTGGTGAGGAGCGGGACGACCGGTACGCCCGTCTCGTCGGTGAACTCGCTGTCCAGGACCCCGTGTGGACGGCCGGCCTGCTGCGCTGGCTTCGCAGCGAGGGCAACATGCGCACGGCGTCCCTGGTGGGTGCCGCCGCGTACGTGCGGGCCCGGCTCGAGGCTGGCGCGTCCGGAGGCCCGTCCAACCGGTCCGTGATCGACTCGGTGCTCCAGCGCGCCGACGAGCCCGGCGAGCTGCTCGCCCACTGGATCTCGGAGTACGGGCGGAACGTGCCCCAGCCCGTGAAGCGGGGCATTGCCGACGGCGTACGCCGGCTGTACACGTCCCGTTCCCTGCTCAAGTACGACACCGTGTCCAAGGACTTCCGCTTCGGTGACGTGCTCAACCTGGTGCACGCCTTCCCCGACCCGGACAAGCCCTGGCAGGGCGCGCTCTTCCGGTACGTCCTGGACCGCCGCCACCACCCAGAGCAGGCGGTTCCGCCAGCCTCCGACCACGTGTTGACCGCCCACCGGGCACTGATGGAGTTGGCTGCAGACGAGCGGTCGGCGGTGGTGTCCGGGCCGGGCGGCTCCGAGCGGCTGGCCGCGGCGGGCATGACGTGGGAGGCCCTGGCGGGCTGGCTCCACGGACCGATGGACGCCGCCGTCTGGGAAGCGGTGATTCCCACGATGGCGCCGATGGCGCTCCTGCGGAACCTGCGGAACTTCGACGAGGCGGGGGTCTCGGACGAAGTCGCGGCCCGGGTCGCCGCACGGCTCTGGGACGCCTTCGAGGTCGCCCGGTCCCGGCAGTTCCCCTTCCGCTACCTGGCTGCCCACCAGCACGCGCCGTCGCAGCGCTGGGCGGTCGCGCTGGAACGGGCACTGGGCCACTCCCTGGCCAACGTACCGTCCTTGCCCGGCCGGACTCTGATCCTGGTGGACCGGTCCGACTCCATGTTCTGGGACACCGTCTCCGAGCGGTCCAAGCTGACTCGGGCGGACGCGGCGGCTGTGTTCGGGACCATGCTGGCCATGCGTGCCGAGCAGGCGGATCTGGTGGAGTTCGGCTGGCGCAGCGCAGAGGTGCCGTTCGAGCCGGGCGATTCGGTGCTCGAGGTGCTGAAACGGTTCCACACTCTCGGAGGCACCCACACGACGAAGGCGGTGCGGTCTCATTACCGGGAGCACGACCGGGTCCTGATCGTCACCGACGAGCAGGCCGCCCCCCACGGCCCCGGCGGGGGCGGGCCGGCCGAACCGGTTCCAGCCGATATTCCGGTCTACACGTGGAACCTGGCGGGGTACCGGCCCGCCCACGGCCCCACGGGCCCCCACCGGCACACCTTCGGCGGCCTCACGGACGCCGCGTTCCGGATGGTCGGCCTCATCGAGGCCGGCCGCGAGGCCGCTTGGCCGGGGGCCGCTGAGCTGGCCGGATCCGAAAGACACTAG
- a CDS encoding helix-turn-helix domain-containing protein → MSATRTPAPDRVVLAKEPETADTATDASTAVRAFRAVRRWRWRNRRHLTPLYGSVALAAYGQALTSAPHGTAGAVATDAAATAAFYAWTKWRAKDGWDNRPAQFLARHRTLPSPPGKPLRRDELLRSAGAVGSAAVLTTLMPALDAGPFEPGMAGVWWLGWLPSVAIPWWYRRRIRPTQEEIPEGLEARVERWLATVGSAKGALPGAELVDPVDMDVEGAWQGTIALDAVRHTTDDAIAATKRIAAAFGVSVTSISVEGDHTGNAALARLQVYQRNPLKAVPVFPGPQVLDKKTGIATIGWYIDGTPAMYQMWRPGWGAVHSHISGSTGAGKSAIFRSLFAIEKQSGLVVSWGGDPQYGKSFGFWQDYLDYFACGPDECMGMLIAANTELDRRSKNSAVSTWVDADGDTMYGETDWEPGEDPLLAVTIDEWQDVWGAYGDEAIELAVRIAILGRKCGIKLRLGTHLPTLESLGSSKLRQPLTAGNNIALRTTERSAGYVINLPADPNDIPAVWPDEIGVPTSGLGYMKGVQERAAVFRGWSPEAKEVATRWAKKADTIAELTPGAGENIGPLYTQWRDRLAARRAGEEPPVPGVNDDGEEATAKAGTATVPPVVKQRQTPVSELTALIQAEAKPASGTKKTQILAFVATQRITTTGLIADRLGIPLSTVSSTLTRAAKKGEVEALAHGTWAPVVADAA, encoded by the coding sequence TTGTCCGCCACACGCACGCCCGCACCCGACCGGGTCGTCCTGGCCAAGGAGCCGGAGACGGCCGACACCGCCACCGATGCTTCCACCGCTGTACGGGCGTTCCGCGCCGTGCGCCGCTGGCGGTGGCGCAACCGCCGCCACCTCACCCCCCTCTACGGGTCGGTCGCCCTCGCCGCCTACGGACAGGCCCTGACCTCCGCCCCACACGGCACGGCCGGTGCCGTGGCGACCGACGCGGCCGCGACGGCCGCGTTCTACGCCTGGACGAAGTGGCGTGCCAAGGACGGCTGGGACAACCGCCCCGCCCAGTTCCTGGCCCGCCACCGCACCCTGCCGAGTCCGCCCGGCAAGCCGCTGCGCCGGGACGAACTGCTGCGCTCGGCCGGCGCGGTCGGCTCCGCGGCCGTGCTCACCACACTCATGCCCGCCCTGGACGCCGGGCCGTTCGAGCCGGGGATGGCCGGGGTGTGGTGGCTCGGCTGGCTGCCCTCGGTCGCGATCCCGTGGTGGTACCGGCGACGGATCCGGCCCACCCAAGAGGAGATCCCCGAGGGTCTGGAGGCGCGCGTGGAGCGCTGGCTGGCCACGGTCGGCTCCGCCAAGGGCGCCCTGCCCGGCGCGGAACTCGTCGACCCCGTCGACATGGACGTCGAAGGCGCGTGGCAGGGCACCATCGCCCTGGACGCGGTCCGGCACACCACCGACGACGCCATCGCCGCCACCAAACGGATCGCCGCCGCGTTCGGTGTCTCCGTCACCTCCATCTCCGTCGAAGGCGACCACACCGGCAACGCAGCCCTGGCCCGCCTGCAGGTCTACCAGCGCAACCCGCTCAAGGCAGTGCCCGTCTTTCCCGGCCCGCAGGTCCTGGACAAGAAGACCGGGATCGCCACGATCGGCTGGTACATCGACGGCACCCCGGCGATGTACCAGATGTGGCGCCCAGGCTGGGGCGCCGTCCACTCCCACATCTCCGGCTCCACCGGCGCCGGAAAGTCCGCGATCTTCCGATCCCTCTTCGCAATCGAGAAGCAATCCGGCCTCGTCGTCTCCTGGGGCGGCGACCCCCAGTACGGCAAAAGCTTCGGCTTCTGGCAGGACTACCTGGACTACTTCGCCTGCGGCCCCGACGAGTGCATGGGCATGCTGATCGCCGCCAACACCGAGCTCGACCGCCGCTCCAAAAACAGCGCCGTATCCACCTGGGTCGACGCCGACGGCGACACCATGTACGGCGAGACCGACTGGGAACCCGGAGAAGACCCGCTGCTCGCCGTCACCATCGACGAGTGGCAAGACGTCTGGGGCGCCTACGGCGACGAAGCCATCGAACTCGCCGTCCGCATCGCGATCCTGGGCCGCAAGTGCGGCATCAAACTCCGCCTCGGCACCCACCTGCCGACCCTGGAATCCCTCGGCAGCTCCAAGCTCCGCCAGCCACTCACCGCGGGCAACAACATCGCCCTGCGCACCACGGAACGGTCAGCCGGCTACGTCATCAATCTCCCCGCCGACCCCAACGACATCCCCGCCGTGTGGCCGGACGAGATCGGCGTGCCCACCTCCGGTCTCGGCTACATGAAGGGCGTCCAGGAACGAGCCGCAGTCTTCCGCGGATGGTCCCCCGAAGCGAAGGAAGTCGCCACCCGCTGGGCGAAGAAAGCCGACACGATCGCCGAACTCACCCCGGGCGCGGGCGAGAACATCGGCCCGCTCTACACCCAGTGGCGTGACCGCCTGGCAGCCCGCCGGGCCGGTGAAGAGCCGCCGGTACCGGGCGTCAACGACGACGGCGAGGAAGCCACCGCCAAGGCCGGCACCGCGACGGTGCCGCCTGTGGTCAAGCAGCGCCAGACACCGGTCAGCGAACTCACGGCCCTGATCCAGGCCGAGGCCAAGCCCGCCTCCGGCACGAAGAAGACACAGATCCTCGCCTTCGTCGCCACCCAGCGGATCACCACCACCGGCCTCATCGCCGACCGGCTAGGCATCCCGCTGTCCACCGTCTCCTCGACCCTCACCCGTGCCGCGAAGAAGGGAGAAGTCGAAGCACTCGCCCACGGTACGTGGGCGCCGGTAGTCGCTGACGCGGCCTGA